A section of the Girardinichthys multiradiatus isolate DD_20200921_A chromosome 5, DD_fGirMul_XY1, whole genome shotgun sequence genome encodes:
- the LOC124869147 gene encoding synaptogyrin-1-like isoform X3 produces the protein MYFVVSLDTRPAPDLIVSVFEDTCALDICTPAPRQQLFSIVIFGCITNEGYINRPSEVEEYCIFNRNQNACNYGVFMGSMAFLCCVAFLALDVYFPQISSVKDRKKAVLADIGVSAFWSFMWFVGFCFLANQWQVTKQEDNPLKEGGDAARAAITFSFFSIFTWRYKLGADSALFSQEYTDPSQDAAGAPYTSFGGGDLESPSGGGGQANSDGAFDGTGGYQRQDY, from the exons ATGTATTTTGTCGTGTCTTTGGATACTCGCCCTGCTCCAGATCTTATTGTTTCCGTTTTTGAGGATACCTGTGCTCTGGATATCTGTACCCCTGCTCCCCGCCAGCAA CTCTTCTCCATTGTGATATTCGGCTGCATCACCAACGAGGGCTACATCAATCGCCCTAGTGAAGTGGAGGAGTACTGCATCTTTAACCGCAACCAGAATGCCTGCAATTATGGCGTTTTTATGGGCTCCATGGCCTTTCTATGCTGTGTAGCGTTTCTGGCTCTGGATGTCTACTTTCCACAGATCAGCAGCGTTAAAGACCGAAAGAAGGCTGTCCTGGCTGACATCGGAGTTTCAG CGTTCTGGTCGTTCATGTGGTTTGTGGGTTTCTGCTTTTTGGCCAACCAGTGGCAGGTGACCAAGCAAGAGGACAACCCCCTGAAAGAGGGAGGTGATGCTGCCCGGGCAGCCATCACCTTCTCCTTTTTCTCAATCTTCACCTGG AGGTACAAGCTGGGGGCCGACTCTGCCCTCTTCTCCCAGGAGTACACCGATCCCAGCCAGGATGCAGCCGGAGCGCCCTACACGTCCTTCGGAGGGGGCGACTTGGAGAGCCCAAGCGGTGGAGGGGGCCAGGCCAACAGCGATGGTGCCTTCGACGGCACTGGAGGCTACCAGCGTCAAGACTACTGA
- the LOC124869147 gene encoding synaptogyrin-1-like isoform X1, with protein MYFVVSLDTRPAPDLIVSVFEDTCALDICTPAPRQQLFSIVIFGCITNEGYINRPSEVEEYCIFNRNQNACNYGVFMGSMAFLCCVAFLALDVYFPQISSVKDRKKAVLADIGVSAFWSFMWFVGFCFLANQWQVTKQEDNPLKEGGDAARAAITFSFFSIFTWAGLSFLAFQRYKLGADSALFSQEYTDPSQDAAGAPYTSFGGGDLESPSGGGGQANSDGAFDGTGGYQRQDY; from the exons ATGTATTTTGTCGTGTCTTTGGATACTCGCCCTGCTCCAGATCTTATTGTTTCCGTTTTTGAGGATACCTGTGCTCTGGATATCTGTACCCCTGCTCCCCGCCAGCAA CTCTTCTCCATTGTGATATTCGGCTGCATCACCAACGAGGGCTACATCAATCGCCCTAGTGAAGTGGAGGAGTACTGCATCTTTAACCGCAACCAGAATGCCTGCAATTATGGCGTTTTTATGGGCTCCATGGCCTTTCTATGCTGTGTAGCGTTTCTGGCTCTGGATGTCTACTTTCCACAGATCAGCAGCGTTAAAGACCGAAAGAAGGCTGTCCTGGCTGACATCGGAGTTTCAG CGTTCTGGTCGTTCATGTGGTTTGTGGGTTTCTGCTTTTTGGCCAACCAGTGGCAGGTGACCAAGCAAGAGGACAACCCCCTGAAAGAGGGAGGTGATGCTGCCCGGGCAGCCATCACCTTCTCCTTTTTCTCAATCTTCACCTGG GCGGGCCTGTCATTCCTCGCCTTCCAGAGGTACAAGCTGGGGGCCGACTCTGCCCTCTTCTCCCAGGAGTACACCGATCCCAGCCAGGATGCAGCCGGAGCGCCCTACACGTCCTTCGGAGGGGGCGACTTGGAGAGCCCAAGCGGTGGAGGGGGCCAGGCCAACAGCGATGGTGCCTTCGACGGCACTGGAGGCTACCAGCGTCAAGACTACTGA
- the LOC124869147 gene encoding synaptogyrin-1-like isoform X4: MYFVVSLDTRPAPDLIVSVFEDTCALDICTPAPRQQLFSIVIFGCITNEGYINRPSEVEEYCIFNRNQNACNYGVFMGSMAFLCCVAFLALDVYFPQISSVKDRKKAVLADIGVSAFWSFMWFVGFCFLANQWQVTKQEDNPLKEGGDAARAAITFSFFSIFTWGAQTLFSMEKLKNVSFEEEYTKLFPPQPHQPLV, encoded by the exons ATGTATTTTGTCGTGTCTTTGGATACTCGCCCTGCTCCAGATCTTATTGTTTCCGTTTTTGAGGATACCTGTGCTCTGGATATCTGTACCCCTGCTCCCCGCCAGCAA CTCTTCTCCATTGTGATATTCGGCTGCATCACCAACGAGGGCTACATCAATCGCCCTAGTGAAGTGGAGGAGTACTGCATCTTTAACCGCAACCAGAATGCCTGCAATTATGGCGTTTTTATGGGCTCCATGGCCTTTCTATGCTGTGTAGCGTTTCTGGCTCTGGATGTCTACTTTCCACAGATCAGCAGCGTTAAAGACCGAAAGAAGGCTGTCCTGGCTGACATCGGAGTTTCAG CGTTCTGGTCGTTCATGTGGTTTGTGGGTTTCTGCTTTTTGGCCAACCAGTGGCAGGTGACCAAGCAAGAGGACAACCCCCTGAAAGAGGGAGGTGATGCTGCCCGGGCAGCCATCACCTTCTCCTTTTTCTCAATCTTCACCTGG GGTGCTCAGACTCTTTTCTCTATGGAGAAATTAAAGAATGTATCATTTGAAGAGGAATACACCAAGCTGTTCCCCCCTCAGCCACATCAACCTCTTGTCTGA